Sequence from the Kineosporia succinea genome:
GATCAGCGGGGCCCTGGGCGCCTGGTGCGGCATCGCGATCGCCGCGGTGATGGTGCAGCGTGAGCGGGCCAAGAAGCAGCCGCCGACCAAGCTGGCGCGCGAGCGCTACGGCAAGAGGTAATCCGATCGTAACGGCGGGGCCCCGGCCCGGCCGTTAGATTGTGCGGCATGACCAAGGCACAGCGGTTCCAGCTCATCGCCTGGTCCGTCTTCGGGTTCCTCGGCCTGGTGCGGGCGGTGTACGCCGTCACGACCGGCTACGAGTTCGGCATCCTGCTCGGCGTGCTGTGGTGCGCGTTCGGGGCCTACAAGGCCTGGCAGATCGCCAAGCTCATCGACGAGCAGGCCCTGGCCGGCGGCCCGCAGCGCAAGCAGCCCGACCGTCCCCGCAAGAGCCGTTAACCCTCCCGGGCGACCTGCTCGCGCAGGTCGACCACCACGTCCCCCATCGGTGCCCTGATCGCCGAGAACACCTCGGGCAGGTCGGACGTGACGCCGTCGACGCCCATCTCGACCAGCTCGACCGCGCGTTGCGGGTCGTTCACGGTCCAGGCCATCACCCGGCCGAGCTGCTGCAGGCGCTCGAGCGTGCCCGGGGTGAGCAGCGGGTGCCGAACCGTGGTGGCGTAGGTGGACTTGCCGTCGTCGAGCAGACCGCGCAGGGCCCAGGGGTGGGCCACGCTGCGCCAGGTGCGGAAACCCTCGCGCTCCAGCTCTTCCAGTGAACGCCAGTTCTTGCTGCTGACGTAGCAGCGCGACGGGTCGAGGCCCAGCGTGAGCACCTTGCGCACCAGCCGGAAGGCCTCGGTCCCCCGGTCGCACTTCAGGTCGAGCATGATCTCGACCTGCTTCGGGAGCAGGTCGACGACGGCTTCCACGGGCGGGCCCAGCGGGTGCCGGGAGAGCGACAGGCGCAGGCCGTCGTGGCGGAACCAGGGCAGGGTGACGAGGAACGGGATGTCGTGCGAGATCACGATCTCGTCGTCGGCGGCCAGCATGACGTCGACCTCGAACACGTTCGCACCGGATGACACCAGGGCCTCGCAACTGCCCCGGTCGGCCGGTGTGCGGTGGGCGATCATCAGGTGATTCGGCACATCTCGATTATCAGCGACTTCCTACCGAAGGGTCAGGGCGCATGCGGGTTACCAGTACCCAAAGGTTGTCGGTATGAGAGCTTGACTGCCGCACCCCGGGCGCCGAAACCCTCGACATGCTCCTTCCCCTGCGCCGCGACCGGCCCGCGCGGCCGGAACAGGTGCGCAGGTACACCCGCGCGGCGGTCTGTGCCCTGCTGGTCCTGATCGTCCTGATGACGGCGAGCGTGATGCTCAAGCGGGCCGCCGAGCGCGGGGCGCGGGCGCAGCGTGACCTGGCGGCGGTCAACAGCGACCTGAACGCACAGGACGCGGTGGTCTGGCGGGCGGTCAGCAGCCGGATGGACGACGTCACGGCACTGGTCTGGCTCAACGAGAGCCGGGGCGGCACCCTGAGCCGGATCACGGGGACGAGTGCGCCCGGGTTGTCCGGGGACGAACGGGCCGGCCTGCTGCGGGACTACGAGGCCTACGCCCGCGCAGTGGATCGCGAGCTCCAGATGCGCAACAGCAACGAGGGGCTGTCGGCCGACGCGTACAGCCGGAACACGGTCGAGCCGGCCTTCGAGACGGTCACCCGGACGGTGCGGACGATCGCCGGCGAGGTGGACCGGGACGCGTACCGGATGCGGGTCGCGGCGTACGTGGCGCTGATCGCGACCTTCGGGACGGCGGCGCTGATGATCATGCTGCTGGCGGGTGGACGCCGGCTGGGCCGGGTGCTCGAGGAGGCCCGGAACCGGGCGATCGAGCGGTACCGGACGCTCGCCGGGGAGTCGTCGGTGATGGTCGTGGTGATGCGGCGCGACGGCCTGGCCACCTTCCTGAGCCCCGCGGCGGAGCGGATGCTGCAGCTGCCGCCCTCCGACGGCGAACTGCCCGAGGGCAGCGACGTGCTGCTCACCCGGGTGCACCCGGCCGACCGGAACCTGCTGATGACGAGCCTGGCCAGTGTGCGCCCGGACTCCGGGGCGCTGCAGACCGACCTGCGCCTGCGGGCCGGGACGGACGAGACCGGCGAGGAGGACGAGGAAGGGCTCTGGCGCACCTACGAGGTGTCGTTCCGCGACCACACCGGCCGGACCGGCGTCGACGGGATCCTGCTGACCGGCCACGACATCACCCGCCAGCGGGAACTGCAGAACGAGATCCAGCGGCGCACGCTGCACGACGACCTGACCGGGCTGCCCAACCGCGCGCTGCTCACGGACCGGATCCAGCAGGCGCTGAGGGACGGCAGCCGGCACGGCATGCCGATCGGGCTGCTGATCATCGACCTGGACCGGTTCAAGGAGATCAACGACACCCTCGGCCATCACTACGGCGACGAGCTGCTGGTGCTGGTCGGGCAGGCGCTGCAGCGGGCGCTGCGCGGCGTGGACACCGTGGCCCGGCTCGGCGGCGACGAGTTCGCCGTGCTGCTGCCGCAGGTCAGCGACCTGAACGGGGCCTGCGCGGTGGCCTGGAAACTGCATGACGCGCTGGAGGACTCGTTCGTGGTCGAGGGCGTCGAGCTCGACGTGGAGGCCAGCATCGGGGTGGCGGTGTCGTCGCTGACCGAGGACGACTCGGCGGCCGGCCTGCTGCAGCGGGCCGACGTGGCGATGTACGTGGCCAAGGGACGCAGCGTCGGGGTGGTCGGTTACGACCCGCGCGACGACGTGAACACGATCGAGCGCCTGGCCCTGCTCGGCGATCTGCGCCGGGCGCTCAGCAACGACGAGCTGTACCTGGTCTATCAGCCCAAGATCTCGCTCGTGGACGGGCATCTCGGCTCGGTCGAGGCCCTGCTGCGCTGGCAGCACCCCGAACGGGGCCTGGTGCCCCCGGACGCCTTCATCCCGCTGGCCGAGAACACCGGCCTGATCGGGGCTCTCACCCGGCACGTGCTGGACACCGCCCTGGCCCAGGGCCGGGCCTGGCTGGACGCCGGGGTGCCGTTGCGCATCGCGGTGAACACCTCGGCGCGCAACCTGCACGACGACGAGTTCGACCGCACGGTGCGCTCTTTGCTGGTCAAGCACGGCGTCGAGCCCTCGATGCTGATCCTGGAGGTCACCGAGAGCGCACTGATGGCCGACCCCGTGCGGGCCCGTCAGCTGCTGCAACGCCTGGCCGCGCAGGGTATCTCGATCTCGATCGACGACTTCGGGGCGGGCTACACGAGCATCAAGCAGCTGCGGTCGCTGCCGATCCACGAGCTGAAGGTGGACCGGTCGTTCGTGCAGGCGATGGAGCAGGACCCGGGCGAGGAACTGATCGTGCGCAGCGTGATCGAACTGGGCCGCAACCTGGGCCTGACGACGGTGGCCGAGGGCGTCGAGACCCCCGAGGCCCTGGTCAAACTCGCCTCGTTCGGGTGCGACACGGCGCAGGGTTACGTGCTGGCCAAGCCGATGCCGGCGACGGAGTTCGACCGCTGGCGGGCGCAATGGCGGGGCCTGGCCGCGGTGACGGCGTCTACCTGATCGCGCTCAGGGCCTGGTCGAGAATCTCGGCCAGCGGCCGGGGATCGGCCGAGGCGGCCCAGGCTCGCAGAGCGGCGTCCAGACACCCCAGGGCGGCGGCAACCAGGGCGAGGGACGCGGGGTCGGACGGGTCGTCCGGCTCACCTCCCAGCCGGCGGGCCAGCTCCGGGCCGAGCACGGCGTGCCACTCGGACAGCTTGTTCTGCTGCTGATGCGCCGCCAGCACCGGGGTGGCCGTGAGGAGCCGGTGCAGACTCAGGCGGCGTTCCGACCCGTCGTCGTACTGCTCGATCGCCGGTTTCATGGCCTGGCGCAGGGCGTTCCAGGCCGATTCGTCGTCGGGTCGCTCCTTCAGCGCCACCAGCACCCGATCCACCGTGTTGGTGCCCTGGGAGAGCAGCACGTCTTCTTTGGTGGGGAAGTAGCGAAAGAACGTGCTGCGCGAGATCCCGGCGACCTCGCAGATGTCGTCGACGGTGGTCTCCTCGTAGCCGCGATCGACGAACAGGTCGAACGCCATCTGCGAGACCTGCGCCTTCATCGCCCTGCGGGCCAGCTCCCGGGCACCGGGACGTTTCTCCACCACGCCGTTCATGATACTAGTA
This genomic interval carries:
- a CDS encoding glycerophosphodiester phosphodiesterase, with protein sequence MPNHLMIAHRTPADRGSCEALVSSGANVFEVDVMLAADDEIVISHDIPFLVTLPWFRHDGLRLSLSRHPLGPPVEAVVDLLPKQVEIMLDLKCDRGTEAFRLVRKVLTLGLDPSRCYVSSKNWRSLEELEREGFRTWRSVAHPWALRGLLDDGKSTYATTVRHPLLTPGTLERLQQLGRVMAWTVNDPQRAVELVEMGVDGVTSDLPEVFSAIRAPMGDVVVDLREQVAREG
- a CDS encoding putative bifunctional diguanylate cyclase/phosphodiesterase — its product is MLLPLRRDRPARPEQVRRYTRAAVCALLVLIVLMTASVMLKRAAERGARAQRDLAAVNSDLNAQDAVVWRAVSSRMDDVTALVWLNESRGGTLSRITGTSAPGLSGDERAGLLRDYEAYARAVDRELQMRNSNEGLSADAYSRNTVEPAFETVTRTVRTIAGEVDRDAYRMRVAAYVALIATFGTAALMIMLLAGGRRLGRVLEEARNRAIERYRTLAGESSVMVVVMRRDGLATFLSPAAERMLQLPPSDGELPEGSDVLLTRVHPADRNLLMTSLASVRPDSGALQTDLRLRAGTDETGEEDEEGLWRTYEVSFRDHTGRTGVDGILLTGHDITRQRELQNEIQRRTLHDDLTGLPNRALLTDRIQQALRDGSRHGMPIGLLIIDLDRFKEINDTLGHHYGDELLVLVGQALQRALRGVDTVARLGGDEFAVLLPQVSDLNGACAVAWKLHDALEDSFVVEGVELDVEASIGVAVSSLTEDDSAAGLLQRADVAMYVAKGRSVGVVGYDPRDDVNTIERLALLGDLRRALSNDELYLVYQPKISLVDGHLGSVEALLRWQHPERGLVPPDAFIPLAENTGLIGALTRHVLDTALAQGRAWLDAGVPLRIAVNTSARNLHDDEFDRTVRSLLVKHGVEPSMLILEVTESALMADPVRARQLLQRLAAQGISISIDDFGAGYTSIKQLRSLPIHELKVDRSFVQAMEQDPGEELIVRSVIELGRNLGLTTVAEGVETPEALVKLASFGCDTAQGYVLAKPMPATEFDRWRAQWRGLAAVTAST
- a CDS encoding TetR family transcriptional regulator is translated as MNGVVEKRPGARELARRAMKAQVSQMAFDLFVDRGYEETTVDDICEVAGISRSTFFRYFPTKEDVLLSQGTNTVDRVLVALKERPDDESAWNALRQAMKPAIEQYDDGSERRLSLHRLLTATPVLAAHQQQNKLSEWHAVLGPELARRLGGEPDDPSDPASLALVAAALGCLDAALRAWAASADPRPLAEILDQALSAIR